The genomic region ATATAGTACATGGTAAaatctttaacacacacacataaaatggAATTCCTATACTGTGTTTTCCATAATTACTCTGAAAATGTACCATGGTCCAGAATGTTCCTACAAAGCTTTAGTCATTCACCCCATGTCAAATCCATCATCATGAaacaggagaggggggaagaaagagtgtgtgtaagaaagagagagagagagagagagagagagagagagagagagcaatacaCACATGCCAATACATAGAGAGAGCAACTGTCACTTATTAACTGCATGGCAAAATAAAGCGAAACAGTGTGCTTATTACTGGGACATTATGCTTTCAAATGGTCAAATCCTCTttgttatttgcataatttattCATGTTTTTCTCTTCCCTCTACTGGCTTTGTGCAATTTTCCCTCATTTACATAGGCTGTCCATTTAAGGGTACTTATGGGGGATTATCACTGTGCACTTTAATTGTTGTGCAGAGAGACAGAacgagagacggagagagagagagcaaaagagagaaacagaaagagaaataaagaagaAACAAGGACAAGATCCTTTCTTGAGtctaaataaaaagaaaaccacTCAAGCAGAGGAGTAATACTGAATAAAAACATAGAAAGTGAAGGAATATAAAGTACAAGGTAAGAACTGAGAGGCCTGAACTCAACACTGAAAATCCAAACTGACAGAACTGAAATCTAAATGCTGAAAATGGAAGTGCTGATTGTTTGTGTGAGCGAACTGCAGCGTCTCCCACACGCGCGCCATCACCACCAGAACTCCATCAGCGGCCTGCAAGCCTTGTGGAGCTCACATTCATAACAGTGGCACATGACAACATTCATTAAACGGCAGGCAGAACGTTTCAGATTCACCCCTCCGTTTTGTTCTTCTGAAGATAAAAATTCTGCAAAACGAGCATGACCGTTGTTAAGGACGACGTACGTCAAAAAAAGACAAGAAGGACGATTGGAAGTTACAGGGGCATAACATACGGagggagtgacacacacacacacatacacacagactcacacacacacatactcacacgctcacacacacacgcacacgcacacacacacacgtacacacacacacacagactcactcacacacacacacacacacactcactcacacacacgctcacacacacgctcacacactcatgcacacacacactcacgcacacacacacactctgatgtggTGAAAATTAAGGACtctttaaaaatgcatttaatgGCAAAACCAGGTACAAAAATGTACCCTGGAGAACCAGGGTGATGATATGTACAAACAAAgggcgtgcacgcacacacacacacacacacactcacacacacacatacacacacacatacagacaagaAGTGGGCAGAGGTCTCTGGACTCAGAGGTCTCTGGACTAAGGTTCCATTGGGGCTGTGTTCTGAACACTTGCAGGAATCAACACTCAGGTTTGtgtaggagaacacacacagctcatgaACACACGCCATATGAGGTCACAACTCACCTCTCACGTCTGCAGGTGTCAGACAGCCATCTTCTTCTGTGTAGACAAAAATACAGAGGAGCCTAAAACCTAAAATCAGTGAGATTAAAAAGAGGGAGAAACACCAAAACAGGTACAGAGGCCTCTTATTTAAATCAGTTTTTCATTTGGATTCATGAATATTAAATGAGAGCTCATGAATATGTATGACAGAGTTGCACATATGGCTTCTAACATGTACATTCAACACCTTTTTGTAACACCTTATAGTAAATTTAATTTTTGTAGTGTTATAATAGTGTTATTATAGGCAATGTTTTCTGGAGATAACATCATCCCATTCAAGATAGGAAAGAGGTGGTTTCTGATGGAACAGTGAAGGTTGATGATGCTTCTGTCTGATGGACCAGTGCAGGATGTATCTTGCCAGTATGCATTTCTACCCATATGTGGTGGTCAGAACCAGTTTGAATGAAGTGGAGATATTAGATGTCATGGAGAAGCAAGCTGAGATTGGAATCACGGGCACTGTGTTTGCAGCAGGAACCACACCAGAACAGTACCAGGAGTCATTCGTTTATTTGTGGAGTAGTGCAAAGTTCTGCTCTGCTAACAGAACAGTACTATCCATCTGTCCAATGAAGGCTGGATACACTAAACTACAGTGGTTGAACGAAGAAACGAACACTGTCTGTTCTGAAatgaacataaataaataaacagacacTTGCTGATATGTTTTATGTAGCAACTCTGTAATATCTTTGTACATTCACCGAAACGGTTCGATTTGCACTACTTGTTTTGAGGTACATAAAGGTGACACTATTTTGTGATTTACACAAAGCCTTAACAAAACACTAGCAGACAAATTCCCACCACAACAATCTTAGGCACTGTACACATTTACAAACGCTGTCCTGAGTATCCCTCaccgtcttctctctctctgtctcttacacacacacacacacacctgcacacacacacatgtaggtCTGAGGAATAATGTTGCTGTTTGAATGGATAAATGATGTCTGGTCTCCTGTGAACTTGATTTTAGACTTCATAAcccacacaaaaccacacacacacagacacacccatacacttacacacacagacacacacacacacacaccagatatAGTACATGTACTCTCTATGCCGAGAACATGAACATGGGTGTTTTCAGTTCACAGTCTACTTGGGAACCTCCGTCACTGTACAGTTCATCCCCACTGGactaacacacccacacacacatcaaaaccTTCAGGTGTGGTGATCCAGGGAAAACGCAACTTTGTACAGTCCCGGATCCCACAGGGATGGAGTGGAGAACCACCTCGCCATGTGTTGTCGTGCCTCCTGTTGCCATGTCTCCTGTTGCCATGCCTCCTGTTGTCCATGGTAGCTACAGTGTAATGCACGTCCACCACTCGTGAACATTCTTTCACTTCACTCCTTCACTTACACACATGATGCAACCTGATGGGTTCATTCATCCCACCGTTGAGATGAGAGGCTCAGAATGTTTCTGGGTAGGGCTTTCAtcgtgatatgtgtgtgtgtgtttgttctccagtatgtgtgtgtgtgtgtgtgtgtgtgtgtgtgtgtgtgtgtgtgtgtgtgtgtgtgtgtgtgtgtgtgtgtgtgtgagccaaaAGTCCACGTGTGTCCAGAAGTAGGGGTGATGTGCAGGCAGCAGACTTTACTACCTCCTGTCTGAGCATGCTCTGTCTGGACCAGTTTTATCCAGGTCCCTTTTTCCTCCGTGACACTGTGCCACCCGTCCCAAGTGATTCCACGTaccaacatgtgtgtgttggtccaTTTGAGCTTTAAGGTCCAGTACCAGCCTCTGTAGCCTCGCTTGCGAACACCACACTCCAGATCAGCAGGGGGAGCCACTGCGCTTCCTCAAAGCCAACACACTAGCACGCAGCTCAAGGTCCTTTGACTGCCACCGCTGAAGCGGGGCGGACACTCagcagggcgtgtgtgtgtccaggcagAGGTGTATGCGTGGCGTGGTGGAAGGGTACGTGTTCGAAGAGGCGGCTGAACAGGAAGTGGTTGCAAAGACCTGCCGGGTCGCGCTACCGTGCTCGATCATAGTTGCCGTGAGTGACTCAAGGCTTCTGAGAGAGTCGCTGTGATTGGTTGGTTTGAATGCAGCGCTTGTCCCCTGCTCATACCCATTTCCTTTGGGCCCTTcgctgccccctggtggcctGTAAAAGGAGCTGGTTGCTGACTGACCGTCCGAATTAGGCGTGCTGCCAAAACCGAACTCCTCGAACGCCCTGAGGTCACTCTGCCCAGAGAAATAGGCCTTGGTGAGGCCGCTGGAGGTTGGGGAGCCTTCGGCTGGAGTGCTCGGAGTGACTGGTGCCAGGCTAGGGGTGGAGAAAGAGTACGCACTCATGCTGGATGCAGGCAGTGGGGTAGCTGCGGTGATGCTGGCGGAGAGACAGGCGGTGGGGGGTGACGGAGGGCTGTAGCGCTGCGATAGGCTGCCCTGCGAGGGGTAGCCCGCACTCGGGTAGCCGTAAGTGGGCAGGCTCGGTGAGGTGTTGGCACTGTAGGCTGGCACCAAGCCAGGATGAGAGGCTACCGGGTGGAGAAGAGGACCGTTGTAGCTTGCCACAGACTGCAGGTAGGGGGCGCTGTATAGCGCGCTGCTGTACTCCTGGGCGCTGGTTTGACCGCTGCAGCTGACGCCGGAAAAGCCAGGCTCCGGCATGCTTCCAGTGCCGACCCCCGGGGAGCTACACACGCTCGTGGACATGTCCGACACGCTGAGCGGCGCTTTGGGGACCAGCTCGGGAACGCATGCCAATGGAGGGTACACGGTCTCCAGCCACGGCTCCACCTCCAGTTTGCGGCCGTTAAGGAGGGGCGGGGCTCCGTTAACGAGATTAGGTCCATTCACGCTGGCAGAAATGGTAGGGTCTGGATATCCCATAAGTCCACTCTCGCAGGGTAGATCCAAAATAGAGGAGTACCGTTCTGCATACCTTTTCAGCAGGTTCGAGGCAGT from Brachyhypopomus gauderio isolate BG-103 chromosome 8, BGAUD_0.2, whole genome shotgun sequence harbors:
- the LOC143521080 gene encoding fidgetin isoform X1 produces the protein MSSVYGVTMQWAPDQPQWAEQHYDITSTTRSPAHKFEAFGGQRLSSSSSARAYQHSWANDDISALTASNLLKRYAERYSSILDLPCESGLMGYPDPTISASVNGPNLVNGAPPLLNGRKLEVEPWLETVYPPLACVPELVPKAPLSVSDMSTSVCSSPGVGTGSMPEPGFSGVSCSGQTSAQEYSSALYSAPYLQSVASYNGPLLHPVASHPGLVPAYSANTSPSLPTYGYPSAGYPSQGSLSQRYSPPSPPTACLSASITAATPLPASSMSAYSFSTPSLAPVTPSTPAEGSPTSSGLTKAYFSGQSDLRAFEEFGFGSTPNSDGQSATSSFYRPPGGSEGPKGNGYEQGTSAAFKPTNHSDSLRSLESLTATMIEHGSATRQVFATTSCSAASSNTYPSTTPRIHLCLDTHTPC
- the LOC143521080 gene encoding fidgetin isoform X2 is translated as MQWAPDQPQWAEQHYDITSTTRSPAHKFEAFGGQRLSSSSSARAYQHSWANDDISALTASNLLKRYAERYSSILDLPCESGLMGYPDPTISASVNGPNLVNGAPPLLNGRKLEVEPWLETVYPPLACVPELVPKAPLSVSDMSTSVCSSPGVGTGSMPEPGFSGVSCSGQTSAQEYSSALYSAPYLQSVASYNGPLLHPVASHPGLVPAYSANTSPSLPTYGYPSAGYPSQGSLSQRYSPPSPPTACLSASITAATPLPASSMSAYSFSTPSLAPVTPSTPAEGSPTSSGLTKAYFSGQSDLRAFEEFGFGSTPNSDGQSATSSFYRPPGGSEGPKGNGYEQGTSAAFKPTNHSDSLRSLESLTATMIEHGSATRQVFATTSCSAASSNTYPSTTPRIHLCLDTHTPC